In Magnolia sinica isolate HGM2019 chromosome 12, MsV1, whole genome shotgun sequence, a single genomic region encodes these proteins:
- the LOC131220274 gene encoding uncharacterized protein LOC131220274, whose product MTCTRSDIAYAVGVVSRYLDNLGKEHWAAVKWILRLLRGSFRGSDFLTKQATEGRSIVNDRGQVPNEVSAAAGEVPEAGAAIPAVALGAITEADMVPSAVDAVVTIAGVDAVPLAAAAANGDTYARDVLFYRIQSRYLGTVSKVVLGVPLVLRMLGECASLL is encoded by the exons atgacGTGTACACgctcagacatagcatatgcggttggtgttgtcagccggtatcttgacAATCtcggcaaagagcattgggcagctgtgaaatggatactgcggttaCTAAGAGGCTCATTCAG ggggagcgattTCTTAAcaaagcaagctacagaaggtcgtagcattgtcaacGATAGAGGCCAA gtccctaATGAGGTCTCTGCTGCTGCGGGGGAGGTCCCGGAGGCTGGTGCTGCAATCCCTGCTGTTGCTTTGGGGGCTATCACAGAGGCTGATATGGTGCCCTCAGCTGTTGATGCTGTGGTGACTATCGCGGGGGTGGATGCGGTGCCCTTAGCGGCTGCTGCTGCGAATGGGGACACTTATGCACGCGATGTCCTGTTCTACCGCATCCAAAGCAGATACCTGGGAACGGTCtcgaaggtggtgctgggggtgccactggtgctcagAATGCTGGGCGAGTGTGCGTCGCTGCTGTGA